ctctctctctctcacacacacacacacacacacacacacacacacacacacatacacacacacacaggggggaggggagagagagaaggagagggtaattatgtttttgaaaaagaaattgtaaTTTCCCAGGAGTCTCATGCTGGGGAAGGGAAAGGCTGAGGACCTGGTGCCAGCCGGAGGGAAGTCTCGTCTCTGTGCTGCCTGCTCAGGGAGAGAGCTCCCATGTCCTGACAGTTGTTACACCACATTGCAGGGAAGACTGAACTGAAGGCAAGGACAGGTGGACACGAGATGGACAGGACGCTCGGTTGTGTATACCTCTTAGCCGCAGGTGTGTAATACCTCTTAGCTGCATTGGCTGCAGTCGTGCATACCTCTTAGCTGCAGTCGTGCATACCTCTTAGCTTCTGTTTAACCCCAATTCCTGAGTCCGGATTCCAAAGACGGGGCTCATTGCTCCTCTTTCCGACGTGGCTGCACGGAATGCATTTCCTTTCCCCGCTTTTGAGGATCACCTTTTGACTTCCATGAGCCAAGTTTCTCCGGGCCACCAGGATCCAGTCGTTTGTAGCCATGTTGGCAGCAATGAAAACATTCCAAGGAGGCTCTCGTGCCCCTCATTTTGCTCATCGGTTTCGAGACAAATGTTCAAGAAATTGGCATTTCCCCAAGAGTAGCAtgctaaaagaagaaaggggaagaggggtaGCTGTAGCCTGTGCTTGTTTCCTGGACCAGCGTCACAAAGCTGTGACAGTCTTCCTGACCACCATGCAGGAGGGACTGGAACAGAAGCAAAGATGGGTCTAtgaggacaacacttaattggggctggtttacagctcagaggttcagtccattatcatcatggcggcatccaggcagacatagtgctggagaaactgagagctctacatcttgatctgcaggcagcagaagggactGTGCGACACAGTGGGAGTtgcttgagcacaggagacctcaaaaccATCCTCCAcggcgacacacttcctccaaccaggccacacctaatagcgccactccctatatggccaagcatccaaactcgtgagtctatgggggccgaACCTGTTCAAACCTCCACAGGCAGGAACGTACTGCCCTGAACCTCTTAGCTACGGGTGTCAGCACCCTCAAAGGCAGACTTAGGTTGGGGGAGGTCTGTTTGTCCCTCTTTCTGTTGCAGCCAGAGAGCAACACTTCTGGTCTCCCATTTCCCCAGTGACAGACCCGTTTCAGACCAGCTCATCGGGGAGGTGGGGGCTGAGGATCTGACCCTGGAAACGCAGGTGACAGACACACTGTTCTCCCTAAGCCTTTTCTTCAAGGCCTTTCCTTCCAGCCAGCACCAGCTTTAAATCTGcatcctgcctccttcccagcccTGCTCACCTCCTCGTAGGAATACGTTCACAGCATCCACGGTTTAATCGTTTACAGTCAGTAACAGCTGACCAGATGCCTCCAGCCACTCTGAACCCTAAGCCCTGAGGTCAAACAGCATGACGCTCCTGTGTCTAGTTACCTGGTTCACAGACGGTCTGTGCCAgtcggtgggggtggggtgggggggagcccTCCAGTCGGCGCTGCAGACTCCTTAAAGCACAGCATAGTTTGAACCAGGCCTGTTTTCCTGCTGTTTCAGAACTGCCCCAGGCTTGTGTTCAAGTTCACTTGTGTGGTTAAAACAGACTGCCTGGGGCAGGGCATTTTTCAAGAACAGTTTTCCTTCCTACAGCTCTGAAGGTTGGAGAGCAACAGGGCACTCGGCCAACATCCAGAAAGGCCTTCCTGCTGTGTCATCCAGGGAAGGTAGAAGACAGTCAAGGGGGACCACATGCATTCCATAGCCAATCATTAGTTAACAGTGACCCGTGTCTGAGGCAGAACCCTCAGGCCCAGGTTGTTGTCTCTTGATTTGGAGAAGTTTtgatgaggattttttttttttacatcttatttttaatgatgtatgtgtttctgtggggtggggtggggtactTGCATAAGTGTAGAGTGTgcgtgccctcagaggccagaagatgacggATTCCCTGGAGCTCAAGTTACAGGTGGATGTGAGCCACGCAGCATGGGCCCgcgtcctctgtgagagcagtactGGTTCTcagctgttaaccactgagctatcttcccaaaCCCCgattttggcttttgagacagtctcactgagtagcccaggctaatTTGGATCTCACTGTATGACCTATTTCCTGATCCCCTCATTTCTGTAACAGCACGTTAACAAAaagcttgaaaaagaaaaatctttgtgaGAGTCATTTGTTAGAATCTCCCCCCATACACCCCTGCCCCAGCAATTTAATCTTGGCTTGGAATCCAGGCccggtggtgcatgcttttaaccccagcatttaggagacagaggcctgtggatggatccctgtgagttcaaggccagcctgatccataTATGGAGTTCTAGAACAGCTGGAACTATCGAGATCTCCATCTCAAAACTTAAAAAGTTTGCCTTGATGGAGGGCTGGCTATGTGGTTAAGACTGCTTGCCTCTTTCACAGAGAACCTAGGTTTGCTTCCACACCcagtggcttacaactgtcaTTTACTCCCGCTCTGAGGATccgaccccctcttctggcctcgagAGGCATTTGCACTTAGGTCAGGCTGCAAGCCAGGGTGGGTAGTACACGAATTAAACTCAAAATGTGTCTTGGTTAAGGATTTTAGACATTATATAGTCATCTCTCTTTGCAAACTCTTACCAAAAATATCACATTGAATCTCTTCTTAAATTATGTTACTACCGAAAGCAACCTCATTCTGGTGACCCTTCCCTGGACAGTCTGGCCTACCAGCGCCATCTGCTGGGAAGTTAATGTGGAGGCCTCCCGAACTCCAGAACACGCTAGTGGTGGTTTGGATGGGACCTGGtcagtggcactatttggggagGTTATGAGTAGGtctagccttgctggaggaagtgtatcactgtacgtgggggagggctttgagaaCGAGTGGCCTCCCCCCGACTTCCGGTTCAGTCTCCCTGCTGTAAGCTTTGATAGGATCTCTCAGCTTCCCACTGTCAGGCTTCTGAGCCATGATAGACTAAGCTCTTCCTTCTGAAGCTGCCTTGGCCACGCTATTTTCTCATAGCAATGGGAAATTTACTAATACACATGTCtttcagaggagggaaggagagcgtATACTCATCTCAAaagagcaaacaacaaaaacatccacCCGTTGCCTGATTTCTACATCGTTATCAATTCAGTGACAATGCACTAAAAATCTAAAACACGAATCATTTGGTCTGAATGCTACCAATATCCGTAACACTGGGATACACACGTTCCACAGGTCTGAgactctgtgttctgtgtttacCTGCATAGTGTTCGCAAGTGACCGCACTTCAGCTGAGAAGCACTGCAGGAGGTGTGGGCTGGACATCACTGCTCCCGCTTCACCAGCAGCCGCTCAAGTCGGGTGGCTAAGCAGCAGGACACATGGCTAAGTCTCCTTCCACtttaaaaggggtggggggtagaTATGACGGCATACACCTTCAGTCAGCAGGTGGgtgtcttgagttcaaggccagcctggattacatgttGAGTTTCAggctaaccagggctacatagtgagatcctatcttaaaTAAAGTATCCTCGGAGGCTGGAGACCTAGCAGGCtatgctcttgcagaaaacctggtttcggttcccagcacccaaacccAGTGGCTCACCACCACAGCTTGTGCCTCAGTCTGGCAACATGGTGCCAACGCAgagcacacagattcacacactcGCGCaaacacacgcgcacgcacacacagaggaataaaaataataaatcttatttaaaaaaaagatattttctccTTGTGGGAAATAGCAGCCACTTCactacgtgtgtgtgcgtgtgtgtgtgtgtgtgtgtgtgtgtgtatgtgtgtgtgtgtgtatgtgtgtgtgtgtgtaggtcggTCGGAGGACAACCTTCAGgggtggttctctccttctggaGGTCCCAGAGATTAGGCTTACCAGTGAGCACTCTTCCCCACCGAACCATCTGTCTGATCCTGCGGTTCCTTAaagatgaaaactgaaaaaagaactctaaaataatagaatagaaatgaagactgtTTAACCGATTTTAATAACATGACATAAAGCTCCTAAAATTGATACAATCATTATGcaaaatacatacatgaatactgtcttcttttaaaaatataaaataaataagcaagacATGTGAAAATAGGCGTTTccattaattaaatgaaaatttttaaaaaagaaagttttccttttgtttcatttggagAAGGGAAATTATCATTTAAGACAATATTCAAGTTTATTGAAACAAGGTAAAAAAAAGTGTTATAAAAGCTTTAGCTGTCGTCGGCCTCCAGGTTTATGTTGCTGCCGAACTTCGCGTACAACTGCACTTTCAGGTCGGCCAGCACCCGCTGGATGGACGCCACTCTGGACTCTAAGGCATTGATCTCTTCTTGCAAAGTTTTCTGGAAAAGAAAGTTTCAATTAACTAGCTTCAGCCAGATGACCCAGGAGCACACAGCCCGGAATAACGGCAAAAATTTGAGGTAAAAACTCCAAACCGGTCAGgagcaaaataacaataataattccaTCAAAGCCATCAAAGCCCAAAGCTGGAAAATGCCACGTTTACCTCAGGCCAACACCAGCTCATGGCGCTGCTGCGGCTGcaacttcagtctctgctgagatttgaactcgggGCCTCAAGAAGAGTGACCAgggcttttaacctctgagccacactccagcccctccttttatgttcttatttatgtgtgtgtctatgtgtgggtgtttgtacATGAGTGTAACGCCCTGGAAGTCTCAAGAGGCTGTCCCTGGAGCcggagctacaggcagttgtgaacctcctggtgtgggagctgggaacggaacctgggtcctctggaagagcagccagtgctctaactactgagccatcgcgCCAGCCCCTTCTCGGGGTTTATTAGATGTAATCAGTGGGAAGTTCTGTTTTGGAAGCCTGAGCAGAGACTAACATTTTAAGTAGCGTTTGGGCTAATGAAGCAGCAGTACTAGGGCAGTGGTCACTGACTTCTCTCACTGGGTGGCTGGAAGGCACGGGGTTAACGTCACACTCCTCTCTATGGCCAATGCAGCCTGACCTAGGCATGATCAAGCCTCTTACTTCTCCAACACACGTTTCTAAACCCGAACCAAGACTTACATCTAAGATGGCTCACTGAAACACCCCTACAACATAGGATCAGAAACAGATCAGTGCTACTCAGGCCACAGGAAGCAACGCAATGCCCATCAAAACATTGAGACGGCCTCAAATCCTCAGACGGTGGTGCGCTGGACAGCGGTGTCGCTCCAGATCAGCGTGTGGGATAAACGAGCATTCGACAGAGAAAATGCTCCTCACGCAAAGTTAACTGGCCCGTGGGGGGGGGCAGTTACAcagacttggggggggggggagactaaCAGAGAAACAGGTTCCCCGCTGACAGACACCAGACAGCACAGCTCCAGGGTCCCTCTTCGCTTTGTAACACGCTAGAGCAGCTCGATGCTGTCATGGATGCAAAGCTCTGGGGGCCAGAAGACCTCGGTCGTGTGCCATTTTGGGAAGCCTTGGCCTCTCTGAGCTTCTGCTCCTCATTCTAAACTGTGCTGCTGAGGGACTGCTGTGTGGGTTAGATGAAGCCGCCCTGCAGAGTGCGCAGAGCCTTACCTGTCCGCAGAGCCTCGCCCGTTACCCCTCCACCTGTAATTATGCATCCTCTATGATGATGAACTTCCCAACTGGACACTGGACTTCCTTGCCAGGGCAAGATTCCCACATACCTTTGCATCCTCTAACATCTCCTGGGTTTCTTCTTGAGAGTGGCTAATGAAAACGTCTCCGATCTGGTATGGAATCATCAAGCAGTCGTCGTCTGCCAACATGACGTCGTCACAGGCATCCTCTAAATTCTGGAGGTGTTTCTATCAGGAGAGAGAACAGCCATGAAAACACGCTCAAGATTTCCTCACAGAACCAAGAGCAGACTCTCATGCAGGGACCTGGGCTCTCTGGGGACCAGTGTATAGCAGCTACCGTCAGACATGGAGACGTGTCACAGGGTCTCACTTGGGGCCAGCACAGCAACCTCTACCCTCTAGGGAGTTTTAAAATGTACCAAGTCTCTTTTCTGTGAACAGCAGGGGTCCATGGCCCATCACTTCTCCTAACTTAACAGTTCCCCACGCTGTGAATCCTGTCAccacagagaaaaagcaaagcacGGGAAGACGCACTTCCTCTCCCGCCTTGCTTGCTGAAGACAGTGCCAACATCCCATACTCACGCCCAGTGCAGTGCCAGAGCCGGGTACCCGCGAGAGCAGCATCGGCCCGTGTCCCTAAGTCTGTCTGTAGGGCTCCAGGGTCAGTAAGCACAAGTGCAGCTTTACCTGCAGCCCGATTCTCAGGCACGGCTACTCAGGCACGGCTACTTAGGCACGGCTACTCAGGCACAGCTACAGAACTGCACCGGGGAAACCTGCACTGGACCCAGCCTCACGCACGGCTACCCACCGTACCTCTCTAAGAGCACAAAGGACTTCCTGAGCTGGGTTCAGCTTCCCACACCTCAGTTACCTACAACCATACAagccaggagctgaggcaggagaattatgagtctgaggacagcctggactacatggcaGATTGTAGGACAGTTTGACAAAGCAGGACCCTGCCTTAAACCAACAAGCACAGGCTTTGTGTTACCTAACTAGCGTCACCAGAGGCAAGGAGCCCATGAGGAAGCTGCCACCTGCTGATGGTCAGGGCTAAGGGTGACAGGACAAACTTCAAGCAGACGTAAGCACCCAGTACCTTCTTCACTTCTATTTCCTCCTTTAGCTCTGTGATCCGACTCGTATTCCGAgcaaacttgtttattttttgttgatcTTCGAAAGTAACATTGACATCTTCTGCAGCCTGAAAAAGAGGTTGAACTTTTTGTAGAATGTCGATGAAGCAGTTACACGCTGGTACCTTACACTGTGACGAAATAACCAGGTACACGCCCCATCCTAGGACAGCCGAGGGGCACGAGGCTGTCTGTAAGATGTCACAAATGTGTCAGGCTTACAATCTGCTCACGACTCCACGATCTTTACCATTATTCTATGGGACCATTCATGagcaaatgtttaaaatataaaaagcaattaacaataataacaattagAAAAAGCTGGTGgcggtgtgcacctttaatcctagcactcgggaggcagaggcaggtggatctctgagtttgaggccagcccagtctacagagtgagttccaggacaggaagggctacacagagaaaccatctcagaaaaccaaaagaataatcataatgataatgataataaaagcCACTTTCCCAAACGGCAGAGTTTCCCAAGCTTAGGACACTGTTTTCCCAAGACACCCTCAGACAACCTTAGTGTCTGTCTTACTGAGGCTGTTTCTGCGGTCAAATGTATATGGGCACACTGTGCTGATACGAATACGACCTCTTCTGCGACTTTCCTGCATACACTTAAATTCTGTATCTTACGGCTGGGAATCCACTATAGGGTGATGAAAGTGAGTTTCATATTTAATATCTGATGTGATTAAATCTGCAGACAAAGCTGAGTGTTTAGATAACAAAGCATCTATAAGATAACAAAAATGGCTAACACTACCTGAGGTCCTACTGCATGATAAGAACTCAACCCTGGAGTCTCGTGAGGACATCACCAATATCACCACTTCATAGATGACCAGAGGCCACAGAGGTTAGATAATCTGGCCAAACCACATGGCCAGCAAATGGACACACTTTGATTCTAATGCAAGCAGTCTGTCCCAGAGTCAAGTATGCATCTGCCGGCAGGTCCAAGAGTTCCTGGTCAGTCAGAGGATAGGAAGTTCTCAGACTGCTTTAACCCTTCCAGGGGCTCCAATACAAGACAAGAAAATCAATACTAAGCACCCCTTCCAGTGTCTTAGTAAAATAGGAACACGTGTACTTGACAGTGCCTGAAAGGACTGAAGACAGGCCCCACTAGCTGACGTGATACACATCTCAGcaatgaggctgaggcaggaggattaccagttTGAAGCTAGCTTTGGAAGCACAGAGAGATCATGTCTCCAAAAGCTCATGGTGCTGGGGAGATGCCccctggttaagagcacttgctgctcttccaaaggatggGAGTCGAGTCCTCAGggcccacatcaggtggctcacaactgcctgcaccTCCAGCTCCGGGGATCGGAGGCCCTCTTCCGGCTTCTTCaggcacatgtgcaaacacatggCATATATACACaggagcacacatacacatcagcaaaaataaaacttttaacaaAGAAAAGGCTTTCACTGAAGCTACACTGATATATAATGACATTTATAGATGACATACTATATTAGAATTAATAAATGCAGGGTAAGTTCACTCTACCCATTCCTGGTCTCCTGTAAGCTATGACATACGGTGTGTATACACAAACTTCTCCAGAGGTTGAAAGGTAGCCtcaagagacagctcagtggtccaGAGAAAGAGACAGTCATTGGAGTCTAGACTCCCCTTCACCAGGCTCTCATCCCGACAAGCAATTGGGCATGCCCTAAGCCTGACAACTGTGCACATACTAGGTCTGACATCAGACCTACTGTGTGTGCTCAAAGAGCCCCTCCCATCATGAGTGCACAGCACAGAGTGGTCAACACTGTGGCTTCCATCAGCACAGGGAGGAGCACCAGAGACTCACAGACATCCTGGTTGCTTTGCCTATGAGACTTACCACTCTCCCAGACAGAGAACTTGGAGACTCCCTGCTTACTTCTGTTTGCAGAGCCCCTAGCCCTAGAATGCACTTCCAGGTGTGTCTGTCACCATGAGGACTCTACAGGCAGCTCAAGTGAGGCTCTAGCAGGACCTGCCTGACTAGCAACAGTGGCGAGGAGGTTTCTGAATTAGAGTCTAAATTATGATGATCAGACTCAAAACATATCTGGGCATCAAAGAGCGCTGGAAGTTGGCCGTTTTCTATTCTCCCAAAGCAGGCACTTCCTGACACAGCCCTGCCAAACAGCAGCCACCAGCGGCACTTGGCCCCTGGGACCCAGTTCCTTGAAGTTAGCTTTTCTCCCAGGGTTTTAAGACTGTAGTTGGGGCGGGGGGTTGGAGAGGGGTTGGTCCTCAGCAGTAGCTAAGAAACTGATACCCATGATCCCTTGGGGAAGAAGCTCCCAGAATACCTCGTTTCTTTCTaaggtgctagggactgaactgaGGGCCTTCTATGCTGGCCAAGCATGTCCATTCAGCTACACCTCAACCCCACTTCTACACTCCTTGAACTGCATTTTGGCAGGAAGATAGTAACTTTTAGCTAGCGTGCAAGGTCATCAAGAAGTCGATTTAGTCCCCCAAACCATATGCAAAATAGGTAGACATTGCAGGGTGTCCAGTCTTTTGACATTGTGACATGATGCCATCTACAAATGGTTTGGGCTCCATTCACAGCTATCCTTGGGACCAAAGGGTGCAAAGTGAACATGCCTCGCCTTCGACTACATTCTCCGCAAGGGGTCGTAGCAGCTTTCGGATTTTCAAAGGCACCTATAAGCTCAGAGGGCTAGCGACTCCTGTCTTAGGCAGGCGTGGGCGCAGTGACTACTGAAGGGGGTTATTTTCTACTCCAGACAGGAGTGAAGGGACGGCAGGAGGGGACTCCGAACCAGGCATGTGGAACTTCAGGTAATTTGCTCAATTCTCTGGAGCCACCCCCGATCTGTCTCCCTTGCAGGGATGGTAAAATGAGCCCCAAGTGCATGGGGCCTGGGTATGCAGTTACCCTTCAATCAAGGATAGCCAAGTACTTTGCCTGCTCCATATTGCCTCTAAGGTTCAGTAGAAGGCTAGttcagtagaatgcttgcccagcatcTGCAAAGGCCCAAGCTTcacccccagcactgcataaagccAGGTGTGCAGAGACAAGCCTgcatcccagcagtcaggaggtagaggcaggaggactaacAGTACAAGTTCATCCccggctgcatagtgagtttgaggccagcccaggctacgtATGAGAGACttcattaaaagaaatgaaggaagaatggCAAAATGTATCATTGCAGATTTAAGGGGACTCTGCTGGTTATAAGAGACATGACTTGCTCCAGAGTCAAGAAGAAAGTAAACTTCCCTGGGCCCTGACCACACCCTGGCCTTGGGAACATCTTATGGGAttgtaagagaaaacaaactttaaCTATTCCAAGTTCAGGTATTGAGAGTTAGGTCCCCAGCCAAAAAGTTCTCCACTTCAGTTGACAGTCAGATCTCTAagggttccagaccagccaacgctacagagtgagaccttacctcaaaaaagcaaaaccagggACAGACAATGTCATGGAACTACACAGTATAATGGACAGCTGAGGGCCCAATCTACCAAGAGAGGCAAAATAAACTTGTCTCCTACTTGGCCAAATCACCATGGCCCCGGACTGCATGTGAGTGACCAGGGTGAAGGACTCATTCTAATTCTGAAGCCTCCCCAGGCTCGGCAGCCACTCGCTTTGCTCTTAACAAACTGGAATGGCTGACCGTCATCCCTTGGTGGTCCGAGGCACTGACTGTGTGGTGCCAATAGCAAGAACATAAACAGGAAGTGGAGTGAAAGCAGCTGCCTTCAGTCAGGCACCTCtcatcagagacaggcagacacatagacagacagacagacacaacaaggagcctgagagagagaggcagagagagacagagacaaagacagacaggcaggcaggcagacagacagacagacagagtggagCCTGGAATGTGAGTGCTGTTTAAATCCCAGGTCTTCTGCCCTTCCGTTCCCTCTTCAGCTAAATACGAATAAGAACAGAATCTCCCAAAAGGTTTGCACAGGATAACATGCAAACGCTAAGAACTGTGCCCAACATATTTTGAAGCCCCAATAGTTATCAGCTGTTtgcttgtgtgttctttttttcctctctgcaaTTCTTCCCCTGTATTTAGACACACCTACCTGCACATCTGGAAACACTCTGGGGTCATAAAACCCACATGGGAGTTTAGCTTAAGTTGGTGGCTCAAAGTATGACGGAGGGGTTGTAAAGCCATGTAGATTAGTTGCCAATcgtgcacaaagctctgggttcaccCCACCAGCACACCAAAAGCCGGGTGTGGTGACAAACCCGGGTAATCCCAACAACTggaaggtgggaggtggaggctggagagtCAGAAATTCAAAATCATCTTTGACCGCACAGGGGGCAGTGGGCCAGTCTGGTGTACACACACGTAAGtccatgtctttaaaaagtgtgataaaacaccacaccGAGCCCCATGAACAATTATCGGAGGGCGTTTTAAATTAATAAAGAGCTGTAA
The DNA window shown above is from Rattus rattus isolate New Zealand chromosome 5, Rrattus_CSIRO_v1, whole genome shotgun sequence and carries:
- the Pfdn4 gene encoding prefoldin subunit 4, translated to MVQSKMAATMKKAAAEDVNVTFEDQQKINKFARNTSRITELKEEIEVKKKHLQNLEDACDDVMLADDDCLMIPYQIGDVFISHSQEETQEMLEDAKKTLQEEINALESRVASIQRVLADLKVQLYAKFGSNINLEADDS